A stretch of Argiope bruennichi chromosome 10, qqArgBrue1.1, whole genome shotgun sequence DNA encodes these proteins:
- the LOC129987701 gene encoding piggyBac transposable element-derived protein 4-like gives MSRYLSYKEECERLQKLLAEVSTDEESLNEEDEEIVDEELISDHQSNSEEELDSDSEVYVCESTDDYVGKDGKTIWHKKEPRKNVRTPAHNIISKLPGNIGETKNVSSPINSWTFLIDESIISIIVECTNIFIRSIACKFGRERDAHPTKISEIKAFIGLLYFGGLHKSSHVNVKDLWATDGTGIDIFHRTMSYKRFLFLMRCVRFDDIRDRSSRREVDKLAPIRNIFEMFVANCQKVQTLGEYVTIDEKLEPFRGRCSFRQYMPNKPAKYGIKIFALVDARTFYTWNLEIYAGTQPAVPYNVENGPDKIVKRLLEPIFNSGRNLTVDNWYTSYDLAKDLLKKKITLVGTVRKNKRELPKEFISGKKREQYSTLFGFQKNLTLVSYVPKKNKCVVLLSSMHNGGTIDASTGEAKKPEIITFYNLTKGAVDVVDEMSATYSTARISKRWPMVIFFSMLNIATVNSRIILLSSNTPPVQYKKRSLFIKDLSLELLKDHLQERSMQATLPRQLRDQLNCNRSENCDTPPQKKQKISRKRCHVCPSTKDRKSQMCCSACKKNVCGEHSSVVCCKCL, from the coding sequence ATGTCTCGATACTTGAGTTATAAAGAGGAATGCgaaagattacaaaaattattagcgGAAGTTTCAACAGATGAAGAATCTCTTAATGAGGAAGATGAAGAAATTGTTGATGAAGAATTAATTAGTGATCATCAATCGAATTCAGAAGAGGAGCTAGATTCAGACAGTGAAGTGTACGTTTGTGAATCCACCGATGATTACGTTGGGAAAGACGGTAAAACGATATGGCATAAAAAGGAGCCAAGGAAAAATGTGAGAACTCCTGCTcacaatatcatttcaaaactgcCTGGAAATATTGGCGAAACAAAAAATGTATCCTCGCCAATAAATTCTTGGACATTTCTGATTGATGAAAGTATTATATCAATTATTGTCGAGTGcacgaatatttttattcgatCAATTGCATGTAAATTTGGAAGAGAAAGAGACGCTCATCctacaaaaatttctgaaataaaggcaTTTATAGGACTTCTCTATTTTGGTGGACTGCACAAATCTTCCCATGTAAATGTAAAGGACCTCTGGGCTACTGATGGAACAGGAATTGACATATTCCACCGTACTATGTCATATAAacgttttttatttctgatgaggTGTGTCAGATTTGATGATATAAGAGATCGTTCTTCTAGAAGAGAAGTGGATAAACTTGCTcccatcagaaatatttttgaaatgttcgtcGCAAATTGTCAAAAAGTTCAAACTCTTGGAGAATATGTGACAATCGACGAAAAATTAGAACCGTTCAGAGGAAGGTGTTCATTTCGACAGTACATGCCAAATAAACCAGCcaagtatggaataaaaatttttgcctTGGTAGATGCGAGAACATTTTATACATGGAACCTAGAGATTTATGCAGGAACTCAACCAGCAGTACCATATAACGTTGAAAATGGCCCAGACAAAATTGTAAAGAGATTACTAGAACCTATTTTCAATTCAGGACGCAACCTAACTGTTGACAATTGGTACACTAGCTATGATTTAGCAAAAGAcctcttgaagaaaaaaattacacttgtgGGAACAGTCCGAAAAAATAAAAGGGAGCTTCCAAAGGAATTCATTTCTGGAAAAAAACGAGaacaatattcaacattatttggattccaaaaaaatttgacacTGGTTTCTTACGTACCGAAAAAAAACAAATGTGTTGTTCTTTTATCCTCAATGCATAATGGTGGTACAATTGACGCTTCTACAGGAGAAGCAAAGAAACCAgagattataacattttataacctTACAAAGGGCGCAGTTGATGTAGTGGATGAAATGTCAGCTACATATTCTACTGCGAGGATAAGTAAAAGATGGCCTATGGTCATATTTTTCAGCATGCTGAATATTGCTACTGTAAATTCTCGTATCATATTACTGTCATCAAATACGCCACCCGTTCAGTATAAGAAAAGAAGTTTATTCATAAAAGatctttctttagaattattgaagGACCACCTTCAAGAAAGAAGTATGCAGGCTACTCTTCCCCGTCAATTGCGTGACCAATTGAATTGTAACCGCAGTGAAAATTGCGATACTCCTCcgcaaaaaaagcaaaaaatttctagaaaaagatGCCATGTATGTCCCAGTACAAAGGACAGAAAATCCCAAATGTGTTGTTCCgcgtgtaaaaaaaatgtatgcgggGAACATAGCAGCGTTGTTTGCTGCAAATGTCtctaa